Proteins encoded within one genomic window of Bombus vancouverensis nearcticus chromosome 4, iyBomVanc1_principal, whole genome shotgun sequence:
- the LOC117161363 gene encoding solute carrier family 35 member F3 isoform X2, translating into MGSRGVGDIPTIFHPQQTHTSSIILGDNQQNHGSQNTAGQITHDNSGCEQQQGCSVSGGCGDSVPSCRSLETTRSGVGSGGSADNQGHNTNQTQVQPHVTVPPVTYQQRPNSLSTCYASCCAESAKKIYFGVCVTICVTASWVGATHCIRYLYFYKYETPNYSSFSNSSITGRHQHTASYNAPFFTTWFCTNWEILYFPVYFICQSARIKCNTPSEIIAESLRGFRDKGFTGGRFLIRCSLFCGLWVVTNYMYIYSLRILLATDVMALFATNVSCVYLLSWVILHEQFVGVRIVAVILCNTGIALLAYMDGITGSPTLGGVVLATSAAAGSAVYKVLFKKVIGETTFGQMSLFFSLIGLCNAALLWPICLALYFSGAESIHWGRLPWTALLSASILHLVANMLGNFSIALTYDLFITLGLITAVPVSAALDVLLYGAHFMGMKLAGMIFIAVGFFLVMFPDNWPDYITRLLRWSRRHGHGVSGGTQRDVIDYRTGYIKSHLRSPSGRVR; encoded by the exons ATGGGTAGCAGAGGAGTCGGGGATATTCCTACAATATTTCATCCCCAGCAGACTCATACCTCAAGTATTATTCTTGGTGACAATCAGCAGAACCATGGCTCTCAAAACACTGCTGGACAAATTACTCATGACAATTCTG GCTGTGAACAGCAACAAGGATGTAGCGTTAGTGGTGGCTGTGGTGATTCTGTACCGAGTTGTCGTTCTTTGGAAACAACTAGAAGTGGAGTTGGTTCTGGAGGAAGTGCAGATAATCAAGGGCACAATACAAATCAAACTCAAGTTCAGCCTCATGTGACAGTACCACCAGTTACTTATCAACAAAGGCCCAACTCCTTATCCACTTGTTACGCATCTTGTTGCGCCGAATCTGCAAAAAAG ATATATTTTGGAGTGTGCGTCACAATATGTGTCACAGCAAGTTGGGTCGGTGCGACACATTGTATcagatatttgtatttttacaaaTACGAAACTCCTAATTATTCATCGTTTTCTAACTCATCTATTACAGGGCGTCATCAACAT ACAGCTTCATACAATGCTCCATTCTTCACAACCTGGTTTTGTACGAATTGGGAAATTCTTTACTTCCCAGTTTACTTCATTTGCCAATCTGCAAGAATCAAATGTAATACTCCATCTGAAATAATTGCAGAGAGTTTACGAGGTTTCCGCGACAAAGGATTTACCGGTGGTCGTTTTTTGATCAGATGTAGTCTTTTTTGTGGTCTCTGGGTAGTTACaaactatatgtatatttattcgCTCAGGATACTACTAGCTACCGATGTAATGGCACTTTTCGCAACCAACGTATCTTGTGTATATTTGTTATCATGGGTGATCCTTCATGAGCAATTTGTTGGAGTAAGG ATAGTAGCAGTAATTTTATGCAATACTGGAATTGCACTTTTAGCGTACATGGATGGCATTACTGGAAGTCCAACGTTAGGTGGCGTTGTTCTGGCAACATCGGCAGCAGCTGGTTCGGCAGTTTACAAG GTGCTGTTTAAGAAAGTCATAGGAGAAACAACATTTGGTCAAATGTCTTTATTCTTTTCTCTTATTGGCTTGTGTAATGCGGCGTTGTTATGGCCAATTTGTTTGGCTCTTTACTTTTCGGGAGCAGAAAGCATACACTGGGGACGATTGCCATGGACGGCATTACTTTCAGCAAGCATTTTGCACTTAG TTGCAAACATGCTTGGTAACTTCAGTATTGCTCTGACCTACGACCTGTTCATTACGCTAGGATTGATCACCGCTGTACCTGTATCTGCTG CATTGGATGTTCTTTTATACGGAGCCCATTTCATGGGGATGAAATTGGCAGGAATGATTTTTATAGCAGTCGGCTTCTTTCTCGTGATGTTTCCAGATAATTGGCCAGATTATATAACCAGGCTGCTTCG
- the LOC117161363 gene encoding solute carrier family 35 member F3 isoform X1, producing the protein MGSRGVGDIPTIFHPQQTHTSSIILGDNQQNHGSQNTAGQITHDNSGCEQQQGCSVSGGCGDSVPSCRSLETTRSGVGSGGSADNQGHNTNQTQVQPHVTVPPVTYQQRPNSLSTCYASCCAESAKKIYFGVCVTICVTASWVGATHCIRYLYFYKYETPNYSSFSNSSITGRHQHTASYNAPFFTTWFCTNWEILYFPVYFICQSARIKCNTPSEIIAESLRGFRDKGFTGGRFLIRCSLFCGLWVVTNYMYIYSLRILLATDVMALFATNVSCVYLLSWVILHEQFVGVRIVAVILCNTGIALLAYMDGITGSPTLGGVVLATSAAAGSAVYKVLFKKVIGETTFGQMSLFFSLIGLCNAALLWPICLALYFSGAESIHWGRLPWTALLSASILHLVANMLGNFSIALTYDLFITLGLITAVPVSAALDVLLYGAHFMGMKLAGMIFIAVGFFLVMFPDNWPDYITRLLRTTGGQQRRSTFARGRCPSMQQRQYRLRSYGVPSTHGDGQMLLPMNNSNSSQVNSNQSSSEPPMTTTANLTHRHINSSQQNNTASESQRRRVPISITTSTLTPISTSITTTISTSTSTSTSITTSITTNSYQRSHPPGLQN; encoded by the exons ATGGGTAGCAGAGGAGTCGGGGATATTCCTACAATATTTCATCCCCAGCAGACTCATACCTCAAGTATTATTCTTGGTGACAATCAGCAGAACCATGGCTCTCAAAACACTGCTGGACAAATTACTCATGACAATTCTG GCTGTGAACAGCAACAAGGATGTAGCGTTAGTGGTGGCTGTGGTGATTCTGTACCGAGTTGTCGTTCTTTGGAAACAACTAGAAGTGGAGTTGGTTCTGGAGGAAGTGCAGATAATCAAGGGCACAATACAAATCAAACTCAAGTTCAGCCTCATGTGACAGTACCACCAGTTACTTATCAACAAAGGCCCAACTCCTTATCCACTTGTTACGCATCTTGTTGCGCCGAATCTGCAAAAAAG ATATATTTTGGAGTGTGCGTCACAATATGTGTCACAGCAAGTTGGGTCGGTGCGACACATTGTATcagatatttgtatttttacaaaTACGAAACTCCTAATTATTCATCGTTTTCTAACTCATCTATTACAGGGCGTCATCAACAT ACAGCTTCATACAATGCTCCATTCTTCACAACCTGGTTTTGTACGAATTGGGAAATTCTTTACTTCCCAGTTTACTTCATTTGCCAATCTGCAAGAATCAAATGTAATACTCCATCTGAAATAATTGCAGAGAGTTTACGAGGTTTCCGCGACAAAGGATTTACCGGTGGTCGTTTTTTGATCAGATGTAGTCTTTTTTGTGGTCTCTGGGTAGTTACaaactatatgtatatttattcgCTCAGGATACTACTAGCTACCGATGTAATGGCACTTTTCGCAACCAACGTATCTTGTGTATATTTGTTATCATGGGTGATCCTTCATGAGCAATTTGTTGGAGTAAGG ATAGTAGCAGTAATTTTATGCAATACTGGAATTGCACTTTTAGCGTACATGGATGGCATTACTGGAAGTCCAACGTTAGGTGGCGTTGTTCTGGCAACATCGGCAGCAGCTGGTTCGGCAGTTTACAAG GTGCTGTTTAAGAAAGTCATAGGAGAAACAACATTTGGTCAAATGTCTTTATTCTTTTCTCTTATTGGCTTGTGTAATGCGGCGTTGTTATGGCCAATTTGTTTGGCTCTTTACTTTTCGGGAGCAGAAAGCATACACTGGGGACGATTGCCATGGACGGCATTACTTTCAGCAAGCATTTTGCACTTAG TTGCAAACATGCTTGGTAACTTCAGTATTGCTCTGACCTACGACCTGTTCATTACGCTAGGATTGATCACCGCTGTACCTGTATCTGCTG CATTGGATGTTCTTTTATACGGAGCCCATTTCATGGGGATGAAATTGGCAGGAATGATTTTTATAGCAGTCGGCTTCTTTCTCGTGATGTTTCCAGATAATTGGCCAGATTATATAACCAGGCTGCTTCG TACCACGGGTGGGCAGCAACGCAGGAGTACTTTTGCTAGAGGCCGCTGTCCCTCAATGCAACAACGGCAGTATCGGCTGCGAAGTTACGGTGTGCCGTCGACTCATGGCGATGGTCAAATGTTACTACCAATGAACAACAGTAACAGCAGTCAAGTTAACAGCAACCAGTCAAGCAGCGAACCACCGATGACAACGACCGCGAATCTGACACATCGGCATATTAACTCATCCCAGCAGAACAACACGGCTTCCGAATCCCAACGTCGCCGAGTCCCTATTTCCATCACGACCTCAACCTTGACTCCGATTTCAACTTCCATCACAACGACTATCTCGACTTCGACCTCGACCTCAACCTCGATCACAACCTCGATCACGACGAATAGTTATCAACGTTCCCATCCTCCTGGCCTTCAGAACTAA